tgtagtgacttggtgtattgatacGCTATCCCAAGTGTTATtatattctattattattattaccatgctcaaagggatattcaatgtctgctttttttacccatctactaatAGGTGTCCTTccttgtgaagtgtgtgtgtgtttgaaattcactgctcaattgAGGgagcttacagataattgtatgtgtggggtacagatatgaggtagtcattcaaaactattaaacactattatccatgcaacttattatctgACTTTTTAAGcacatctttactcctgaacttatttaggcttgccataacaaaggggttgaatacgtaTTTCAGCTTTTCGAAAAGCATAATTAAACTGACATTAGGGGGtattataaatattataaataTGCGTGACAAAAAAAGATTCATCCATTTTaacttcaggctgtaacacaacaaaatgtggaaaaagttaagtgaTGTGActtatttctgaaggcactgtatatatctgtGTTGTAATGGACTCACAAACTGAGTCTGGTGGTGAGAGTATAATGGAAAGAGCGAATGATTCATATCTTATCTTGTTGATTTGCTAGTGTATTTGCTGTTATAGTGATGTGTCCTCTCAGGTCAAAATATCTCTCTTATTTCTTTCTCTCCAGGTTCGTCTGAAAGTCTGGGTCGACTGACACACACAATCATGGACAGATCACTGGACCGCTGAGTGcaatcttcctcctccttcctctttctcctcctccttcctctttctcctccttcttcctcctccttctcttcctcctcctcttcctcctcctcttcctccttcctcctcttcctcctcctcttcttccttctcttcctcctcctcctcttcccccagaGGTTTCAGTGAACACCCTGAAGGTCCCACCTGGTTGCCAGAAAATCattgagacagaaagacagatcgACGAGAGGTTACAAAAAAACAGAGGTTCCAACAAACCCCCTCTGGTCTTTCTAATTCATTTGGTAATCATGACGACCACTCTTTTTTCCTCCTTACCTGGGCACCTGGTGAACCCCCAAGTCCCCCTGTCATCATCGTTGCTGCTTTTGCTGCTGTTACAACTGTTTAGTCAGTGCCCTGCTGCTCCCTCAGGGCCTGAGTCAGACACCTGCTCCACTCTGGTTCAGAGCCGATTCTTCGGCcacttcctgtcctcctccactttccccatggCACCCTGCTCCTGGACCCTGCAGAACCCAGACCCGCGCCGCTACACCATCTTTATCAAGGTAACCAAACCTACCTCCACAACGGACTGCATTCCCCGGCAGCTCCGCACATTCCAGTTTGACTCGTTTCTGGAGACCACGCGCACCTACCTGGGCATGGAGAGCTTCGACGAGGTGGTCAAGCTGTGTGACTCTTCATCCCCTGTGGCCTTTCTGGAGGCTGGGAAACAGTTCCTACAAATGAGGAAAGGACCGCCCCGGGCCGGCATGGAGGTCACCACCCCTAACGCTAGCGAAGATGGGGAATTTAAGACAGAGTACCTGGTGGTGGGGAAGCGTAACCCCAGCATGGCAGCGTGTCAGATGCTGTGCCAGTGGCTGGAGGACTGCCTGGCATCCAGCACCTCTAACAGGCCCTGTGGCATCATGCAGACCCCCTGCCAGTGCTGGgagccccctcctcctccacagctCAGCGAAGGAGATGGATGCTACAGGAATGGGTTCTATCTGGAGAACTGCCTACCCAGTGCCGATGAGAAGAGTGATACTGACAGCAACAGTGAGTGGAATAGTTCTCTGGTTTTAGTTATGGGAATTTGTGGAAATGTTTTGGCCATCATGTGATGCCGTTTTGTCTATTGGAGGAGAGCTTGTAGGCGAGGCTTGTGGCTCACTTGGTCATCTTGTCTGTATAGCATGCCATTTCATGTTAAATGGGGGGCCTCTGTGGTCCAGGTCAATCAATAAATGTGTAGGGAGCCTCGTACTCTAACCTGTCACAATACAATGAAATAATTATTTAAAAGGAAAGACAAGGAATTGACATAGCCACCTCCTTATAATTTCCGGACAATTTGAGGCAATTTGTGTTCAAATGACTATGCAGCATCCAAAAAAGTGCTCTGGCTAGGTCACAGAAAGTAGAAAGGCCGTGAAAGATCAGTAGAATGACAGTAGCTAAAAGACAGAACAGAGATGGTATAGGGTTTCAGCTGATGGATTCTGAGCTGAATGACCTTGGCACGTCGGCGccgtgtcctgtctctctgtggttGGGAAGAGAGATACTGATACTGAGATATGGGGATTGTAGCTAGCTGGATTTCTGTGTATGGCTGCTCTGAGCAGGGGGCGATGCACAGGAGAGCGACTATAGGGGCTTGGATAAGGATATGGATCTGTAGTTGGTTAGATGTGTGATGGTGCTGTGTGATCCTGGCTCCCCTCCCCAAGCCTGGACCTGACAGACAGGTTGATAACTGAGAGCTCCATCCCTGAGGGAGACTAGGGCTACTGCCTGCCATCGGGTTGAACCATTGCTCTTCccacccccctcttctccttctccatccatctttctcttcttctctcgctctctgcatcACTTCCTCTTATCAGCCTCTGGTCTCTTCTAGGGCCGGGACAATGGCAGATTCGTGATACTTTAGTATGGAGGCaagaaaacacaaaaacaaagCAGATTTCACTTATTAaagaaaacagccctaatgttggaaacaaacatcattatgttgtcatccagagtcacatgcatttattttccaaggtatagcacacaatattttacatacagcaggtttttaactTACCAAAGAGTTAAGTTTGCTTCGTGTTTAAATTTTTTCCATAGGAAAAATATCACGATACTGGTATCATCACAACCCTAGTCTCTTCTTCTCAGAGCACccagccctctccctccctccgtatctcttccctccatcttcccctctatccatccatccatccttcctctctttctcttctctatcACTTCAGCCTCTGGTCaaacctctccctccccatccctccctcaatctctccctccctccccctacccAGGCCTATAGGCTGATTCCAGGCTGATGGAGGAGACTCAGTCTTGCAGCCAGCCAAGCAGAGCTGATGTTGTGGGTAGTATCTCATGTCGTcttctcccccctgtctcttctcctctctctacagctAATGTTCCCTGTCACcaaggctctcctctcctcttatctcctctcctcgctTCTCTCCGCAGCTAATGTTACCTGTCACCAAgggtctcctctcctttcctttcttttcctttcctttcctttcctttcctttcctttcctttcctttcctttcctctcctctcatctcctttcctttcctttccattcctttcctttcctttcctttcctttcctttcctttcctttcgtTTCGTTTCGTTTCGTTTCGTTtcgtttcctttcctttcctttcctctcctctcctctcctctcctctcctctcctctcctctcctctcctctcctctcctctcctctcctctcctctcctctcctctcctctcctctcctctcctctccacactagGCTAGTTATCCTTTTTATGTCATCCAGATCATGGGGTGTGGTCTGGAGGTACATGCAACACAGACTTGGCTGAGTACATCTAGAAAGAGGTGAATTCTTCATATTATGAATCTCTTCctactctttttctttctttctctctctctctttctctctgtcgctatttatttatttgtctttctcagtctctctttctttttctctctttctctctctcagaataGCAGGGCCTCTGAGGTCAAAGTGAACTTTGATGATATTCCTATACCTCTCTGAGTGGCAATTGAACCCCCACTGAGCATGGGGAGACAGTCGATGGATGGATGGCTAGCTGgaaggatggatgggtgggttagttgaggatgaagagagagacgaAAGGATAATGGATTCTGTGTGGGAATGGGCTGGAAGCCAGACTGGCTTGCTgtgctgaggaggagaggagcaatgAGCGGAGAGAAGAGGAGCATGAAGTGATATGACTGTTGAAGGGTTTGGGAAGTGAGCGATTGAGACAGAGGCCTTCgtggccctgtctgtctctgaggccTCACTCAGCACACGATTAATGGATCCCAGTCTATCTCACCCTCcgtcttccctccatctctctctattgctcactctctctctattgctcactCTCtctatggagaggagagacgtcACTTCCACACTTCCTCCCGTCCACACATCTATCCCTTTCACATGGAGCGCAGATGGCTGGAGTAGTCAGTTAGAGGTCAGGCAGTTGGAGAGCAGATGGCTGGAGTAGTCAGTTAGAGGTCAGGCAGTTGGAGAGCAGATGGCTGGAGTAGTCAGTTAGAGGTCAGGCAGTTGGAGAGCAGATGGCTGGAGTAGTCAGTTAGAGGTCAGGCAGTTGGAGAGAAGATGGCTGGAGTAGACAGTTAGAGATCAGGCAGTTGGAGAGCAGATGGCTGGAGTAGTCAGTTTGAGGGCAGGCAGTTAGAGAGCAGATGGCTGGAGTAGACATTTAGAGATCAGGCAGTTGGAGAGCAGATGGCTGGAGTAGTCAGTTAG
This region of Oncorhynchus kisutch isolate 150728-3 unplaced genomic scaffold, Okis_V2 scaffold3989, whole genome shotgun sequence genomic DNA includes:
- the LOC109901167 gene encoding adhesion G protein-coupled receptor B1-like, whose translation is MTTTLFSSLPGHLVNPQVPLSSSLLLLLLLQLFSQCPAAPSGPESDTCSTLVQSRFFGHFLSSSTFPMAPCSWTLQNPDPRRYTIFIKVTKPTSTTDCIPRQLRTFQFDSFLETTRTYLGMESFDEVVKLCDSSSPVAFLEAGKQFLQMRKGPPRAGMEVTTPNASEDGEFKTEYLVVGKRNPSMAACQMLCQWLEDCLASSTSNRPCGIMQTPCQCWEPPPPPQLSEGDGCYRNGFYLENCLPSADEKSDTDSNSEWNSSLVLVMGICGNVLAIM